A window from Pseudomonadota bacterium encodes these proteins:
- a CDS encoding DctP family TRAP transporter solute-binding subunit has product MYKKIIFSMLVLFFFVLAASSFSIVQAKIVVKYGHVGPPIHPQHHGALAFAKYVNEKTNGEIEVQVFPLGQLGGERSMTEQVQSGTLHMTAVTAGVLANFVPEMGIIELPFIYPNRETAYKVLDDKDIRDRFYKYCDPKGFVFIGYTENEFRDITNSKRVIRKPEDLKGLKIRVIESPLFIDTFKALGTNPTPLPFPEIYNALQQKVIDAQDNPLYTSILMKFTEVNKFATITNHILTECPVVINKKFWNSLTPEQQKIFREASDVQIKVNRDNNAKNRVEAVGKARAQGVDVVILTPAERAAFKDAVKGVHDKYRGVYGAEWYDFYINKIDFYSKKH; this is encoded by the coding sequence ATGTATAAAAAAATTATTTTTAGTATGCTTGTTTTGTTTTTCTTTGTGCTTGCGGCCTCATCCTTTTCGATTGTCCAGGCAAAAATCGTTGTCAAATACGGACACGTAGGGCCTCCGATCCACCCCCAGCACCATGGGGCGCTTGCTTTTGCTAAATATGTCAACGAAAAGACAAATGGAGAGATTGAGGTTCAGGTTTTCCCTCTCGGCCAGCTTGGCGGTGAGCGTTCGATGACGGAGCAGGTCCAGTCAGGAACCCTTCATATGACAGCTGTTACCGCTGGCGTACTGGCTAATTTTGTACCGGAGATGGGTATAATAGAATTACCTTTCATATATCCAAACAGAGAAACTGCATATAAGGTGCTCGACGATAAAGATATCAGGGATAGATTTTACAAATATTGTGATCCGAAAGGTTTTGTCTTTATCGGTTATACGGAAAACGAGTTCAGGGACATTACAAATTCAAAACGTGTGATTAGAAAACCGGAAGACCTCAAGGGCTTAAAGATAAGGGTTATAGAAAGTCCTTTATTTATAGATACATTCAAAGCACTGGGCACCAACCCGACACCTCTTCCATTCCCAGAAATTTACAATGCCTTGCAGCAAAAGGTGATTGACGCACAGGATAATCCCCTCTATACTTCAATTTTGATGAAGTTTACAGAGGTCAATAAGTTTGCAACCATAACAAACCATATATTGACAGAATGCCCTGTGGTCATAAACAAGAAATTCTGGAATTCTCTCACCCCGGAACAACAAAAGATATTCAGAGAAGCATCGGATGTCCAGATTAAGGTAAACAGGGACAATAATGCAAAAAACAGAGTTGAGGCTGTGGGAAAGGCAAGGGCCCAGGGGGTTGACGTCGTAATATTGACTCCCGCTGAAAGAGCAGCCTTTAAAGATGCCGTTAAGGGTGTTCACGACAAGTACAGAGGGGTCTACGGCGCTGAATGGTATGATTTTTATATCAATAAGATAGATTTTTATTCCAAAAAACATTAG
- a CDS encoding TRAP transporter small permease, with protein sequence MNDFINKLNKFEEGCATLALIGIACLTFVETALRYTMSYTFPWFGEVANYTIIFSTYLGASIGVKYGAHFSMEALTEFCPDKISHLIKTAAYFISAFMALLFVYYGFVHLIALKGFGVKSPAMQIPMFIPYIPIPLFSITMAFRFFALSYKHFNSFLKGKPFRRVSKK encoded by the coding sequence ATGAACGATTTTATCAATAAACTAAACAAGTTCGAGGAAGGATGTGCTACCCTTGCGCTTATCGGGATAGCCTGCCTCACCTTTGTGGAAACTGCCTTAAGGTACACAATGTCTTATACGTTTCCTTGGTTCGGTGAAGTCGCGAACTATACGATCATTTTCTCAACCTATCTCGGAGCATCCATCGGCGTAAAGTATGGAGCTCATTTTTCCATGGAAGCACTGACAGAATTTTGCCCGGACAAAATAAGTCATCTTATCAAAACGGCGGCTTATTTTATTTCGGCCTTTATGGCCCTTCTTTTTGTGTATTACGGATTTGTGCACCTTATTGCATTAAAAGGATTCGGCGTAAAAAGTCCTGCAATGCAGATACCGATGTTTATACCTTACATACCGATTCCTCTTTTCTCGATAACAATGGCTTTCAGGTTTTTTGCATTGTCTTATAAGCATTTTAACAGTTTCTTAAAGGGCAAGCCATTCAGGAGGGTAAGTAAAAAATAG